The genomic region TGAAAAAAACCGAAGAGGCGGTCATCGTTTGTCAGCGGGCGGGAACGCCCCTTGCGCGAATTTTCATTGCCGCGTTGCGTGTCGCCGGGCGCGACCGCGGCCAGATCAAAACCCTGGTGGAGGAGGCCGGCAATCGTGAGTCCGCGCCTCTGGCCCGTTATCTCGGGCTGATGGCAACCATTGCCAATATCTCGCCGCTGCTCGGTCTGCTCGGTACCGTGTGGGGCATGATCCAGGCCTTCAACGTTATCGCCGCGCAGGGTGTGGGTACGCCGGCAACCCTGGGAGGGGGAATTTCGCAGGCCTTGATTACCACGGCCGCCGGTTTGACCGTGGCCATCCCGACCATCCTCGGCCACCGCTATCTCAGCGGGCGCGCCGAACGCATCACCCTGGAGATGGAGGAGTATTCCCTGCATCTCGTTGATCTGCTGGGGAACAAGTAAATGGCCTTTCGTCGCAGATCCTCCAGCGATGTGCGCGTCGACATCACGCCAATGGTCGACGTGGTTTTTTTGCTGCTGATTTTTTTCATGATCTCCACCACGTTCGTCGAAGCGCCGGGTATCGACATCCACCTGCCTGAAGCCGGTTCCGAGGTTGTGGAGCGTGAAGCAGAAGAGATCAAGGTTTATCTGTCGCGCGAAGGAGACATTTTCCTCGGCGACCAAAAAACCACTTTCGCCGATCTCAAAACACGGCTTGATGACTATGGCCCTCAGGCCGGACAAATGACCTTTATGCTGCTGGCGGATCGTGAAGCGCGCCACGGGCGCGTCGTCGAATTGATGGACGCCGCGCGGAGCGCCGGTTTTACGCGCCTGGCCATCGCCACTGAAGATCCGCAGGGACGCCCATGAAACGCGAATTTATTATCGGTATTGATCTCGGCGGGACAAATTGCCGCTTGGCCCTGGTTGACGAAGGCGGGCAGGTTCTTGACGGACGCCGTTTTTCCAGTCGCGGATATGAACGAGGCCGGGATCTGATCGAGCGCCTTGTCTCTGAATGCCGCAACCTGATTGAGGGGGCCGACAATCAAGGAGCAAGGGTGTCCGCGGTTGGCGCCGGAGTGCCGGGCCTGGTCGACGCACAAGGCCAGGTGGTCACGGCACCCAACCTGGGTTTTCTTAACGGCATACCCTTCGCGCAAGACCTGGCCGAACGCCTAAAGCTTCCCGTTGCCGCCATGAATGACGCCAACGCCATTGCCTGGGGTGAAAAAATCTGGGGCGCCGGAA from Geoalkalibacter ferrihydriticus DSM 17813 harbors:
- a CDS encoding MotA/TolQ/ExbB proton channel family protein translates to MLELFNQGGPFMWPIGVCSVIALAIFLERVYVYLRISRGSDLLLREIEQLVSLKKTEEAVIVCQRAGTPLARIFIAALRVAGRDRGQIKTLVEEAGNRESAPLARYLGLMATIANISPLLGLLGTVWGMIQAFNVIAAQGVGTPATLGGGISQALITTAAGLTVAIPTILGHRYLSGRAERITLEMEEYSLHLVDLLGNK
- a CDS encoding ExbD/TolR family protein is translated as MAFRRRSSSDVRVDITPMVDVVFLLLIFFMISTTFVEAPGIDIHLPEAGSEVVEREAEEIKVYLSREGDIFLGDQKTTFADLKTRLDDYGPQAGQMTFMLLADREARHGRVVELMDAARSAGFTRLAIATEDPQGRP